The genomic segment GTGCTCGTTCCCTCGAAGGTGAGCGTCGCCCTGAAGTCGTCGGAGCTCTCGAAGCCGGGGACGTTCTCTTCGAACGATCCGGGCACGACCGGGATCGGGGTTTCCGCAGCGATCTCGTGATCGGGTGTGCCGGTCGTACCGGCCCGAGGGCACACCGAACGCATTCGGCAGACCCTCGGACCGGCCCCAGGCAGCCGACTACGCAGCCTGGAAGTCGTTCTCCAGCACGATCCGGTACCGCGCCTTGCCCGCCTCGAGGTGCTCGAAGGCCTCGTTGACCTTGCTCATCGGGAAGGTCTCGGTGACGGCCTCGATGCCGTGGCGGTCGCAGAACTCGAGCATGGTGCGGGCGGTCTGGGGTGAGCCCAGCGGGGTGCCGCTCAGGCTCTTCTGCCCGCCGATCAGTGTGAAGGCGGCCACCTCGATCGGCTCGGGCACCGCGCCCACGGTGTGCAGCCGGCCCTTCGGCGCGAGCGCGGCGAAGTAGGCCTGCCAGTCGAGCGGCACGTTCACCGTCGACAGGACGAAGTCGAAGCGGCCGGCGACCTCTTCCAGGGCGGCGGCGTCGCGCGAGTTCACGACGTGGTGGGCGCCCATGCCCAGGGCCTCGTCGGCCTTTGCGTCGGTCGAGGTGAAGGCGGTGACCTCGCAGCCCCACTTGGCCAGGAACTGCAGCGCCAGGTGGCCAAGGCCGCCGATGCCGACCACGCCCACGCGGTCGGTCGGCTCGACGTCGAACTCGACGATCGGGTTGAACACGGTCAGACCGCCGCAGAACAACGGGCCGGCCTTCTTCGCGTCCACACCGTCGGGAATGGGTACGGCCCAGGCGCCGTGGCAGCGCACCTTCTCGGCGAAGCCGCCGGGGCGACCGATGATGGTCGACTCGACGCTGCGGCAGTGGTTGTGATCGCCGCTCATGCACTGGTCGCAGTACATGCAGCTGCCGCTGAACCAGCCCAGGCCGACGGTCTGGCCCACCTCGAGATGGTTCACGTGGTCGCCCTTGGCGGCGATCGTACCCACCACCTCGTGGCCGGGCACGATCGGATACTCGGTGAACTGCCAGTGATTGCGGGCCATCGACAGGTCGCTGTGGCACAGGCCGCAGGCGGTGACGTCGATCTCGACCTGGTCGGGGCCGAGGGTGCCGAGGTCGATGTCGACGACCTCGAGCGGTCCGTCGGCGGACTTGGCGGCGTAGGCGCGGGTCATGGGACTCCCTTGGACTGGTCGAGCGCGGGGGCTCGAGCGGGCAGCGCCGACCGTCGTGGCGTGGCGCCGAGAAACCGGGGGCGATCAGGATCGGCTGCGGCGGAGCCGAGCGCAAGTCGCGAGCGGACTCGGCCGTGGACGTCGGCGCCGATCGACGCGAGACTCGTGGAATCCCCGATCGGTTCCCCGACCCCGAGACGCGCCGCCATGACCCGCGAGACCTCCTTCCCCAAGAACAAGATCCGCGTGCTGTTGCTCGAGGGGATCCACCCCGCCGGCGTGGAGCGCCTCGAACGGGAGGGCTTCGACGTCGAGACCCTTCCGGGCGCGCTCGATCCCGAAGTCCTGGCCGCGCGGGTCGACGGCGTGCACCTGCTCGGCGTTCGCTCGAAGACCAGCCTGCCCGACGTCGTGTTCGATCACGCCAGGCGATTGCTCGCGGTGGGAGTGTTCGGGATCGGGACGAACCACGTGGAACTCGGCGGTGCGCGTCGTCGCGGCATTCCGGTGTTCAACGCCCCGCACGCGAACACGCGCTCGGTGGCCGAACTCGTGATCGGACTCGTCGTCATGCTGCTGCGCGGCCTGTATCCGAAGATCTCCGCCGCCCACGCCGGCCGGTGGGAGAAGACCGCGACCGACAGTGTCGAGGTCCGTGGCAAGACGCTCGGGATCATCGGTTACGGCCACATCG from the Candidatus Krumholzibacteriia bacterium genome contains:
- a CDS encoding NAD(P)-dependent alcohol dehydrogenase, with amino-acid sequence MTRAYAAKSADGPLEVVDIDLGTLGPDQVEIDVTACGLCHSDLSMARNHWQFTEYPIVPGHEVVGTIAAKGDHVNHLEVGQTVGLGWFSGSCMYCDQCMSGDHNHCRSVESTIIGRPGGFAEKVRCHGAWAVPIPDGVDAKKAGPLFCGGLTVFNPIVEFDVEPTDRVGVVGIGGLGHLALQFLAKWGCEVTAFTSTDAKADEALGMGAHHVVNSRDAAALEEVAGRFDFVLSTVNVPLDWQAYFAALAPKGRLHTVGAVPEPIEVAAFTLIGGQKSLSGTPLGSPQTARTMLEFCDRHGIEAVTETFPMSKVNEAFEHLEAGKARYRIVLENDFQAA